Proteins encoded within one genomic window of Sulfurovum zhangzhouensis:
- the htpX gene encoding zinc metalloprotease HtpX, translated as MEQFKTYALMVGLTLLFIWFGGMIGGRGGMIIAFLIAAGMNFYAYYYSDKQVLKHYHAIPVDHNNAPGLYKIVTRLTNRAGLPMPALYIIPDQQPNAFATGRNYENAAVAVTEGLLNLLDENEVEAVIAHELSHIKHYDMLIGTVAATIAGAISMLANFGMFFGGGDRDRPANPIVMIALMIIMPLAATIIQMTVSRSREFMADEGAARMTGHPEWLQSGLAKLDNYARGIAMHDADPQTAHMFIINPFTGKDFSLQNLFRTHPTTQDRIDRLEQLKY; from the coding sequence ATGGAACAATTTAAAACCTATGCCTTAATGGTAGGGCTTACCCTGCTATTTATCTGGTTTGGAGGGATGATCGGAGGACGCGGTGGGATGATCATTGCTTTTTTGATCGCTGCGGGGATGAACTTCTATGCGTATTACTACAGTGACAAACAGGTACTAAAACACTATCATGCAATCCCGGTAGATCACAACAACGCACCGGGACTCTATAAGATCGTCACAAGACTGACGAACCGTGCAGGACTTCCAATGCCGGCACTCTACATCATCCCTGATCAGCAGCCCAATGCTTTTGCTACGGGTCGTAACTATGAAAATGCTGCGGTAGCAGTGACAGAGGGACTGCTCAATTTACTTGATGAGAACGAAGTAGAAGCGGTGATCGCTCATGAGCTTAGCCATATCAAACACTATGATATGCTTATCGGTACAGTAGCAGCAACCATTGCCGGTGCCATCAGCATGCTGGCAAACTTCGGAATGTTCTTTGGAGGCGGTGACCGCGACAGACCTGCCAACCCTATCGTTATGATCGCATTGATGATCATCATGCCTCTTGCCGCGACCATCATACAAATGACAGTGAGTAGAAGCAGAGAATTTATGGCGGATGAAGGTGCTGCACGCATGACAGGACATCCGGAATGGCTCCAAAGCGGTCTGGCAAAACTGGATAACTATGCCAGAGGTATTGCGATGCATGACGCTGATCCGCAGACAGCGCATATGTTTATCATCAACCCGTTTACAGGTAAGGATTTCTCATTACAAAATCTTTTCCGTACCCACCCGACTACCCAGGACAGAATCGATAGACTGGAGCAATTGAAGTACTAA
- a CDS encoding VacB/RNase II family 3'-5' exoribonuclease, with amino-acid sequence MSSPFAIQLMNGCLASDIEQENQNTFQALQKAGAIEEVNGLWKLGSLYRAGRLYMGKDGRGYVEAEFKEQRDLLVEPDFLGDARHGDTVVVKRIIARRGRPSGKVLMVIDKAHLFTIAYTHRDESGNFMILDIRTNEPTYAKMEGMDLKAFKLGTVLKVDIDTDNVMEIFGTLDDPKVDEKISLALYEREDAFPEACVTEAIEVESEVTRSEHPDRVDLTHLDFCTIDPVTAKDFDDAIYFDLKNYTLYVAIADVSHYVPYFTHIDKEAKKRGFTTYFPHKSFPMLPRELSENICSLKPRVDRLAFVSKIELDRNSLKPLNEEFFEAIIHSKHRFNYDQVDEIIATDGRNAEGTVERLLTWLLPLQKITLRLRNARLKEGFDFRSEEIKLSIDAEHLLVNTQIETGTPSHSLIEECMLLANQAAAKRFAGDEEDQLGIFRIHEPPQLSKLEELLVQLASVGLYVEEYEDSPSLIRAIQKEAEKMGLSAEVDAMLIKSLRQASYAAHNVGHFGLGYRYYSHFTSPIRRYSDLILHRMIKAQLQDDEQEMEYLLRNIESLCARVSELERKEVKSEWDFRDRKFARWAATKVGEVFGAEVVEIEESGDAKAVLHADIQGIVVHLRADQVMLFDRVKVRISDVSIPQAFIQCEFVEKLSRDKMELA; translated from the coding sequence TTGTCCTCACCATTTGCCATACAACTTATGAACGGTTGTCTTGCTTCAGATATCGAGCAGGAGAACCAAAATACCTTTCAAGCTCTACAGAAAGCCGGAGCTATCGAAGAGGTAAACGGCCTGTGGAAACTGGGCTCGCTTTACCGTGCCGGACGCCTTTATATGGGGAAAGATGGGCGCGGATATGTTGAAGCAGAGTTCAAAGAACAACGTGATTTGCTTGTTGAACCTGATTTTCTAGGTGACGCAAGACACGGTGATACCGTTGTGGTCAAACGTATTATTGCCAGACGCGGCCGTCCGAGCGGCAAAGTATTGATGGTCATTGATAAAGCCCACCTCTTTACCATTGCTTATACGCATAGAGATGAATCAGGCAACTTTATGATCCTGGATATCCGTACCAATGAGCCAACCTATGCAAAAATGGAAGGTATGGATCTCAAAGCCTTCAAACTAGGTACGGTACTGAAGGTCGATATAGATACGGATAATGTAATGGAGATCTTTGGTACTTTAGATGATCCTAAAGTCGATGAGAAGATTTCACTGGCACTCTATGAACGTGAAGATGCATTTCCTGAAGCATGTGTGACTGAAGCCATCGAAGTAGAAAGTGAAGTGACCAGAAGTGAACACCCTGACCGTGTAGACCTTACACATCTTGACTTCTGTACGATTGACCCAGTTACTGCAAAAGATTTTGATGATGCGATCTACTTTGATCTGAAAAACTATACACTTTATGTTGCGATCGCTGATGTAAGCCACTATGTTCCTTACTTCACCCATATTGATAAAGAGGCTAAAAAGCGTGGTTTTACAACCTACTTCCCGCATAAATCTTTTCCAATGCTCCCACGTGAACTGAGTGAAAATATCTGTTCATTAAAACCTAGAGTAGACCGTCTGGCTTTTGTCTCCAAGATCGAACTTGACAGAAATAGCCTAAAACCCCTGAACGAAGAATTCTTCGAAGCGATCATCCACTCAAAACACCGTTTTAACTACGACCAGGTCGATGAGATCATCGCTACAGACGGCCGTAATGCAGAGGGTACTGTGGAAAGACTGCTTACATGGCTTCTACCTCTGCAAAAAATTACCTTAAGACTGCGCAATGCACGTCTCAAAGAAGGGTTTGACTTCAGAAGCGAAGAGATCAAGCTCTCAATCGATGCAGAACATCTCTTAGTAAATACTCAGATAGAAACAGGTACACCTTCGCATTCTCTTATCGAAGAATGTATGCTCCTTGCAAACCAGGCTGCGGCAAAAAGATTTGCCGGAGATGAAGAGGATCAATTGGGTATCTTCCGTATCCACGAACCGCCTCAACTCTCCAAACTTGAAGAGCTGCTTGTTCAACTGGCATCTGTGGGGCTTTATGTAGAGGAGTATGAAGACTCCCCTTCACTGATCCGTGCGATCCAAAAAGAGGCTGAAAAAATGGGACTGAGCGCCGAAGTGGATGCCATGCTGATCAAATCTTTACGTCAGGCAAGCTATGCGGCGCACAATGTCGGACACTTCGGTCTGGGATATAGGTACTATAGCCACTTCACCTCCCCGATACGACGTTACTCAGATCTCATCCTGCACCGTATGATCAAAGCCCAATTGCAAGATGACGAGCAGGAGATGGAGTATTTGCTAAGAAATATCGAATCGCTTTGTGCGAGAGTCAGTGAACTCGAACGCAAAGAAGTCAAATCAGAGTGGGACTTCAGAGACCGTAAATTTGCCAGATGGGCAGCTACGAAGGTGGGTGAAGTATTTGGAGCCGAAGTAGTCGAGATCGAAGAGAGTGGTGATGCCAAAGCTGTACTCCATGCTGATATTCAGGGAATTGTTGTACATCTCAGAGCCGATCAAGTCATGCTCTTTGACCGCGTTAAAGTACGTATCAGTGATGTCAGCATCCCGCAAGCCTTTATCCAGTGTGAATTTGTGGAAAAACTCAGTCGTGATAAGATGGAGCTTGCTTAA
- a CDS encoding response regulator transcription factor, with protein sequence MRILILEDEKVLAMSIKEFLEDSGYEVACYSSSEDAYDAVFEKPFDLLLLDVKVLGDKNGFEMLQELRKEGFKIPAIFITSLTDVEDLTYGYKCGACDYIRKPFDLIELKLRIEQVIRAHCFISEEDKITLPYGYSYDVKKMKLEREGKTIQLAKTEAKIMELLVKYRGSVVTYQMFWEEIWGEWIDPSNIRVQVGNLRKRLDHDLIKNIRGVGYSIDL encoded by the coding sequence ATGAGAATATTGATCTTGGAAGATGAAAAAGTGCTGGCTATGAGCATTAAAGAGTTTTTGGAGGATTCAGGCTATGAAGTCGCGTGCTACTCTAGCTCTGAAGATGCTTATGACGCTGTATTTGAAAAACCGTTTGACCTTCTTTTGCTGGATGTAAAAGTACTTGGAGACAAAAACGGCTTTGAGATGCTTCAGGAACTACGTAAAGAAGGTTTTAAGATACCGGCTATTTTTATCACCTCTTTAACAGACGTTGAGGATCTGACATATGGGTACAAATGCGGTGCCTGTGATTATATACGTAAGCCTTTCGATCTCATCGAACTGAAACTCCGTATTGAACAGGTGATTAGGGCACATTGCTTTATCTCAGAAGAAGATAAGATCACACTTCCTTATGGATATAGTTATGATGTCAAAAAAATGAAGTTGGAACGGGAGGGGAAAACGATTCAACTTGCAAAGACAGAAGCAAAGATCATGGAACTTCTAGTCAAATATCGTGGAAGTGTGGTAACTTATCAGATGTTTTGGGAAGAGATATGGGGTGAATGGATTGATCCTTCCAATATCCGTGTTCAGGTAGGAAATCTGAGAAAAAGACTTGATCATGATTTGATCAAAAACATCCGTGGCGTAGGATACAGCATTGATCTTTGA
- the holA gene encoding DNA polymerase III subunit delta, translated as MYQKDFNQRLQSSLPKAVLFYGENDYLIDYYINYYIKKLDAKESMLLLYHDEWDFDQAKAFLSQSSLFGGTNLVVTKRDKKIPKKELDILVELANKNDDNYFIYGYGGAASDAKSMQASFTDKSGGVWVRFFEPNIREGVATLQQKAQQVGLDIDHYALQHLMLVLNNNLALCANELEKLAILDSKITSKDIDRLVYSTAPLAIEQLLIDLFQKKPITDTITKLLELGEDEASILRATQYFVNQIFLFHAYIKLHGQVDSAAILGYKLPKNIEEQKASLALRVKSAALLKIFEHLLESEIEMKKAPATQKEVLLYSMLIKIQGYL; from the coding sequence ATGTATCAAAAAGATTTCAATCAGCGTCTGCAAAGTTCGCTACCGAAAGCCGTACTGTTTTACGGAGAAAATGACTATCTTATTGACTACTACATAAACTACTATATCAAAAAACTTGATGCCAAAGAGAGTATGCTTTTACTCTATCATGATGAGTGGGATTTTGATCAGGCAAAGGCATTTTTATCGCAAAGTTCTCTCTTTGGAGGTACAAACCTTGTAGTCACAAAAAGAGATAAAAAGATCCCTAAAAAAGAGCTCGATATTCTGGTAGAACTTGCCAATAAGAATGATGACAACTACTTTATCTATGGGTATGGCGGGGCAGCAAGTGATGCCAAAAGTATGCAAGCATCTTTCACTGATAAAAGCGGCGGAGTCTGGGTACGTTTTTTTGAGCCCAATATCCGAGAAGGAGTTGCAACACTTCAGCAAAAAGCACAGCAGGTAGGACTGGATATCGATCACTATGCCCTGCAACACCTTATGCTTGTTCTCAACAATAATTTGGCACTCTGTGCCAATGAGCTTGAGAAGCTTGCCATTCTGGACAGTAAAATTACCAGCAAAGATATCGATAGACTGGTTTACTCCACTGCACCATTGGCGATCGAACAACTGCTTATCGACCTGTTCCAAAAAAAACCGATCACCGATACGATTACAAAGCTGCTGGAACTTGGAGAGGATGAGGCATCTATCTTGCGTGCAACTCAGTACTTTGTAAATCAGATCTTCCTCTTCCATGCGTATATCAAACTTCATGGGCAGGTAGACTCTGCTGCAATCCTTGGATACAAACTGCCTAAGAATATTGAAGAACAAAAAGCTTCTTTGGCTTTACGTGTCAAATCAGCTGCATTACTCAAGATCTTTGAACATTTGCTTGAAAGTGAAATAGAGATGAAAAAAGCACCTGCGACACAAAAAGAGGTCCTGCTTTACAGTATGCTGATCAAGATACAGGGATACCTGTAA